CCCGCCATCCGGAGCTGGAAATGGGGGGCCGACGGCGCGGCCGCCGGACGACGAACGTCGACAGAAGGGGACAACGTGTAAATCGAATCGGCGCTCTGGTGGCGAACCGTCCCGGCAGCGACTATGTTTAATTGTCGAGTGAATTAGGAGCGGCTGATTCAGCCCGAACGAACCGCGTTTGTTCGCGCAATGGCCGCCTCAAGAAGGGAGACAACGATGATCAAGAGCAAAGCGACGGCCCCAACCGCACCTGCGGCCACCGACGGTCTGGCAAAGCTGTTAAAGCAATACGGCTGCGGCCCGATCGAATTCACCGGCAGCGACGACGCGCTTTACGAGCGTCACTTGCTCTTCGATCAGGTGACCGGTTCCGGTGAAGCCGGGGCGCGCGAGCGGTTTGAGGCCTGTGCCCGCTCAGTCCGCGATGTGCTTTCCCAGCGCTGGATTCAGACCGAGGAAACCTACCGGCGCGAGAATCCCAAGCGGGTCTATTATCTCTCGATGGAGTTTCTCATTGGACGGTCGCTGGCCAATAACGTGGCCAATCTCCTGCTCGATCCACTCGTCGCGCAGATCGTCAACCAAAAGAACATCGATTGGCCAAGCATGCTCGACGCGGAGCCCGACGCCGGCCTCGGAAACGGTGGGCTCGGGCGGCTGGCCGCCTGTTTCCTCGACTCGATGGCCACGATGCAGCTTCCCGCGATGGGCTACGGGCTGCGGTATGAATACGGCATCTTCCGCCAGACGATCCGAGACGGCTGGCAGAACGAGCAGCCCGACAACTGGCTCCGCCGTCCCGATCCGTGGGAGGTCGCGCGGCCGAACGAGACCGTCGAGGTCAAGCTAAATTGTTCCTTCGAGTTGCAAAGCGGCGGCCTTCGGGCAGTCGCTGGGAAGCCGTCCACTTTGATCGGCGTTCCGTTCGATCGGCCGGTGGTCGGCTACGGCGGCAAGACGATCAACACGCTTCGCTTGTGGGCGGCGGCGACTCCCAATTATTTCGACTTCGCGGAGTTCAACCGCGGCGACTTCGCCGGCGCGCTTTCCGAGACGCTCGCCGCGGAATCCGTCACCCGCGTGCTCTATCCCGACGACTCAACGAGCATGGGACAAGGCCTGCGTTTCGTGCAGGAATACTTCCTCGTCGCCTGCTCGCTAGCCGATTTGATTCGTCGCTTTCGCCGCGACAATGACGACTGGCAGCAGCTTCCCGAAAAGGTTGCCATTCAGCTCAACGACACGCACCCCAGCTTGGCCGTTCCCGAACTCATGCGGATCTTGCTCGATGAAGCGGGGCTCGACTGGGACACCGCCTGGGACCTGACGCAGCGGTCGCTGGCCTACACGAATCACACGCTGCTGCCCGAGGCCCTGGAAAAATGGCCGATCCGGTGGTTCGAGGCGCTTCTGCCCCGGCAATTGGAAATCGTCTACGAGATCAACCGGCGGTTTCTCGATTCCGTGCGGGCAAAGTTCCCGGACGAACGAGGCCGAGTCGAGCGAATGAGCTTGCTCGAGGAAGGGGAGCCGCGCAAGGTGCGGATGGCAAATCTGGCGATCGTCGGCTCG
The sequence above is drawn from the Pirellulales bacterium genome and encodes:
- a CDS encoding glycogen/starch/alpha-glucan phosphorylase, whose translation is MIKSKATAPTAPAATDGLAKLLKQYGCGPIEFTGSDDALYERHLLFDQVTGSGEAGARERFEACARSVRDVLSQRWIQTEETYRRENPKRVYYLSMEFLIGRSLANNVANLLLDPLVAQIVNQKNIDWPSMLDAEPDAGLGNGGLGRLAACFLDSMATMQLPAMGYGLRYEYGIFRQTIRDGWQNEQPDNWLRRPDPWEVARPNETVEVKLNCSFELQSGGLRAVAGKPSTLIGVPFDRPVVGYGGKTINTLRLWAAATPNYFDFAEFNRGDFAGALSETLAAESVTRVLYPDDSTSMGQGLRFVQEYFLVACSLADLIRRFRRDNDDWQQLPEKVAIQLNDTHPSLAVPELMRILLDEAGLDWDTAWDLTQRSLAYTNHTLLPEALEKWPIRWFEALLPRQLEIVYEINRRFLDSVRAKFPDERGRVERMSLLEEGEPRKVRMANLAIVGSHSTNGVAAIHSKLLRATTVKDLAEMFPERFNNKTNGVTPRRWLYLANPALARTITEAIGDGWISDLPQLSLLKPLADDRNFRDDFRKAKREAKVAFSNWLKESGQSVDPDTIFDCQVKRIHEYKRQLLNALRIVVLYNRLRENPNLEMTPRTFFFAGKAAPAYHLAKRIIKFINNLAGAIDGDPAVRGRLKVVFLPDYCVTAAERLIPAADVSNQISTAGYEASGTSNMKFMMNGALTLGTRDGATIEMAEEAGEENFFLFGLTAEQVASSRGWYNPRWHYENELETRAAL